A genomic window from Silene latifolia isolate original U9 population chromosome 11, ASM4854445v1, whole genome shotgun sequence includes:
- the LOC141614036 gene encoding uncharacterized protein LOC141614036: protein MRKPELSGSMVKWYVHLSGYDLKFEPRTAIKYQVLADFVSDFSPTLQEQPDSEILTVSEAIGEQVLKLHGDGASNTKGARVGLVLKSPQEEQIIQAVRREFKAMNNEALILGLQLALELQISRIEVYSDSKLIVNPVNNVYTARDPKMIAYLEVAKELKLRFASLYIQQIPRDQNVKADALATLGAAFTPGAVGTIPSIHVMKPAIR, encoded by the coding sequence ATGAGGAAACCCGAACTGTCAGGGAGCATGGTTAAGTGGTATGTCCACCTGAGTGGGTACGACCTGAAATTTGAACCCCGAACAGCCATAAAGTACCAAGTCCTAGctgactttgtgtcagactttaGTCCCACCCTTCAAGAACAACCCGACAGTGAAATCTTGACCGTAAGTGAGGCTATAGGGGAGCAGGTATTGAAGTTACATGGTGATGGGGCATCCAATACGAAGGGAGCAAGGGTAGGGCTGGTCCTGAAATCACCTCAGGAGGAACAGATAATACAGGCAGTACGGCGTGAGTTCAAAGCAATGAATAACGAGGCCCTAATCTTAGGACTCCAATTAGCCTTAGAATTGCAAATCAGCCGCATCGAGGTGTATAGTGACTCCAAATTGATCGTAAACCCTGTGAATAACGTATACACGGCCAGGGATCCAAAAATGATAGCCTACCTGGAAGTAGCGAAGGAGCTCAAACTCCGCTTTGCCTCCTTATACATCCAGCAGATACCAAGGGATCAGAATGTTAAAGCGGATGCTCTTGCCACCCTGGGAGCAGCCTTCACTCCAGGGGCAGTGGGTACTATACCATCCATACATGTCATGAAACCTGCCATACGTTAG
- the LOC141614037 gene encoding uncharacterized protein LOC141614037 produces MTKEMPKKRCEYHNDIGHNIEDCVVLRKEVKHLYKVFGCLDHPLPKGAKSGKVNTADQAQPSPPPPYSKVVNVIIGRSEICGLTYSAAKRHATETKGYKPEFSLRVSRQDLPVISFDEADIPDEAEHHLDDLIITLSIGNCLVKKILVDTGSSVNLIMLETLKNMGFSEKDLVQKAVPLVGFSGETNQSLREIVIPTFVGGMNKQVWYLVIDGPSTYNVILGRPWIHEMKAVPSTYHQSLKFPTPWGVQEIRGDQNVARDCYKNALKPTHSHWSKDSNY; encoded by the coding sequence ATGACAAAAGAGATGCCAAAGAAAAGGTGTGAATACCACAACGATATTGGCCACAATATAGAAGATTGTGTAGTACTACGAAAGGAAGTGAAGCACCTCTACAAAGTCTTTGGATGCTTGGATCACCCGCTCCCCAAGGGGGCGAAATCTGGAAAGGTCAATACTGCTGACCAGGCCCAACCATCCCCACCTCCACCTTACTCAAAGGTAGTGAACGTCATCATAGGGAGGTCGGAGATATGTGGTCTCACTTATTCAGCAGCAAAGCGCCATGCAACCGAGACTAAAGGATATAAACCAGAGTTCTCCCTCCGGGTCAGCAGACAGGATCTACCAGTAATCTCATTCGACGAGGCAGACATACCTGATGAGGCAGAACACCATCTTGACGACTTGATCATTACCCTTTCTATAGGGAATTGCCTTGTTAAAAAGatattggtagatacaggaagctctgtAAATCTGATAATGCTGGAAACCTTAAAGAACATGGGGTTCAGCGAAAAAGACCTGGTGCAGAAGGCAGTACCCTTGGTAGGCTTCAGCGGAGAAACTAATCAATCCCTTCGAGAAATAGTGATACCTACCTTTGTAGGGGGTATGAACAAACAGGTATGGTACTTGGTCATTGATGGTCCGTCAACTTATAACGTGATACTTGGCAGGCCTTGGATCCATGAAATGAAAGCAGTACCATCAACGTACCATCAGAGCCTGAAGTTCCCTACACCCTGGGGGGTACAGGAGATACGGGGAGATCAAAATGTAGCTCGGGATTGCTATAAGAACGCTCTGAAACCCACCCACTCGCACTGGTCCAAAGATAGCAATTACTGA
- the LOC141614035 gene encoding uncharacterized protein LOC141614035 gives MVILARITKGYHLLPKSVKVGQRVPKRTGITIKLFKSTPRNPQSNGQAESSNKIVMNNLKRRLEEIGANWADKLPFVLWSDRTTPKVVTGQTPLSLVYGVEAVIPSEVQIPTHRYDNSTEERNQVEMASSLDTIDEPRISAQLRMAAYK, from the coding sequence ATGGTAATTCTGGCACGCATCACTAAGGGATATCACCTGCTCCCAAAGTCGGTCAAGGTTGGTCAACGAgttcctaaaaggacgggtattacaatcaAGCTGTTTAAGTCAACTCCTAGGAATCCGCAgtccaacggtcaggcagaatccagcaacAAGATAGTCATGAACAACCTGAAAAGAAGGCTGGAGGAGATAGGAGCCAACTGGGCCGATAAGCTCCCCTTCGTGCTATGGTCTGATAGAACTACCCCCAAAGTGGTAACAGGTCAAACACCATTAAGCCTGGTATATGGGGTCGAGGCAGTTATTCCCTCTGAGGTGCAAATACCGACGCATCGATATGACAATTCCACCGAAGAGAGGAACCAGGTAGAAATGGCCAGCAGCCTGGATACCATTGATGAGCCAAGAATCAGTGCCCAACTCAGGATGGCAGCCTACAAGTAG